From Roseibium alexandrii DFL-11, the proteins below share one genomic window:
- a CDS encoding methyltransferase family protein, with amino-acid sequence MLSVPSGRGRIALACLYGLVCHTLFAAAVLAMIAAMFFGMSRSLGTLPDPWRYLANAFLLLQFPLTHSVLLSVRGRKWLSALAPSGHGKTLATTTYAIIASFQLLLLFAFWTPSGVIWWQAEGAVFWLLCGLYTLSWLLLIKASYDAGAEVQSGALGWMSLAQNIRPIFPDMPETGLFKIIRQPIYVSFALTTWTVPVWTPDQLAVASFLTAYCLLAPMLKERRFASQFGDRFRQYQAAVPYIFPNVTRRSKK; translated from the coding sequence ATGTTGTCCGTCCCGTCCGGGCGCGGCCGGATTGCGCTCGCCTGTTTATATGGTCTTGTCTGCCACACACTCTTTGCGGCTGCAGTCCTTGCGATGATCGCTGCGATGTTTTTCGGGATGAGCCGCAGCCTGGGCACGCTTCCGGATCCATGGCGGTATCTCGCCAATGCGTTCCTCTTGCTGCAGTTCCCTCTGACCCATTCGGTACTCCTGTCAGTGCGCGGGCGGAAGTGGCTATCGGCGCTCGCCCCGTCCGGACACGGCAAAACACTGGCGACCACGACCTACGCCATTATCGCCTCTTTCCAGCTGCTTTTGCTGTTCGCGTTCTGGACACCAAGCGGTGTGATCTGGTGGCAAGCGGAGGGAGCGGTTTTTTGGCTTTTGTGCGGGCTTTACACGCTCTCATGGCTGTTGTTGATCAAGGCGAGTTACGACGCAGGCGCTGAGGTGCAATCAGGCGCGCTTGGCTGGATGTCGCTGGCACAAAACATTCGCCCGATCTTCCCAGACATGCCGGAGACGGGGCTCTTCAAGATCATCCGCCAGCCAATTTATGTGTCCTTTGCCCTGACAACGTGGACGGTGCCGGTCTGGACGCCTGACCAGCTCGCTGTTGCGAGTTTTCTAACAGCGTATTGTCTGCTCGCACCGATGCTCAAGGAACGGCGTTTCGCCTCACAGTTCGGGGATCGTTTCCGGCAGTACCAGGCAGCCGTTCCCTATATTTTTCCCAATGTCACACGGAGATCGAAGAAATGA
- a CDS encoding DMT family transporter, translated as MQARDFLLWSLLAALWGSSFLAIGVAVKDINPATLVFARMAIAAPVLGCVLLLRGGGFNLGVRGWIIAAIVGLSGNVLPFLLISYAEQEVNTGLAALIMGIAPIITLVAAPLVHFEDSLTRLKVFGALAGFAGVAVLAAPDLSEGRIGSLLPELCLVVAACCYAFTALFSRRFPYPEPLKMAAASVFVGLLALGGYMALFASEPGLPAAPVPALAAVLYLGLGPTALAALIYFYLIPRIGAARLQQVNYAVPVIGTLLGIAVLGEQPGWTAWPALGLIVFGVYLVTRPDKTEPAPARPMGEPAE; from the coding sequence ATGCAGGCAAGAGACTTTCTATTGTGGTCGTTGCTCGCCGCGCTGTGGGGCAGCTCGTTCCTGGCGATTGGTGTTGCCGTCAAAGACATTAACCCGGCCACGTTGGTCTTTGCGCGGATGGCGATTGCAGCGCCTGTTCTGGGCTGTGTGCTGCTGCTGAGGGGAGGCGGGTTTAACCTCGGGGTTCGCGGCTGGATCATTGCGGCCATTGTCGGCCTCAGCGGGAATGTCTTGCCGTTTCTCCTGATCAGTTACGCAGAGCAGGAGGTCAACACCGGGCTTGCCGCGCTGATCATGGGCATTGCCCCGATCATCACTCTTGTTGCCGCGCCTCTGGTCCATTTTGAGGACAGCCTAACGAGACTGAAGGTGTTCGGTGCGCTGGCCGGTTTTGCCGGGGTCGCCGTGTTGGCGGCGCCGGACTTAAGTGAAGGCCGGATTGGCAGTCTTCTGCCCGAGCTTTGCCTGGTCGTAGCAGCCTGTTGTTATGCCTTCACAGCGCTTTTCTCACGCCGCTTTCCGTATCCAGAGCCCTTGAAAATGGCTGCAGCCTCGGTCTTCGTTGGACTGCTGGCGCTGGGAGGATACATGGCTCTGTTCGCATCGGAACCTGGTCTGCCCGCTGCGCCGGTACCGGCGCTGGCCGCGGTCCTTTATTTGGGGCTGGGACCGACAGCGCTCGCGGCCTTGATCTATTTTTACTTGATCCCGCGCATCGGGGCCGCCCGGCTGCAGCAAGTGAACTATGCAGTTCCTGTGATCGGCACCTTGCTGGGGATAGCTGTACTTGGCGAACAGCCTGGCTGGACCGCCTGGCCGGCTCTTGGCCTCATTGTTTTCGGTGTTTATCTGGTGACGCGGCCGGACAAGACAGAGCCGGCGCCAGCACGCCCAATGGGTGAGCCTGCTGAATAG
- a CDS encoding diguanylate cyclase domain-containing protein has product MLSTEIGASQKGTSKAPTGHPQSDAPAGKARLKRIHKLSRPFWASFIIGAVSLLVFAAFLVNALDRQAITSSERVMGSILGERLDRLSELTLEYAYWDESVDRLVNGFDEDWIDTTFIEYIYSDLGIIGVHVLDGENADRLHIFEDYRADRSSMERYGPDAGRLINRARRTEENEAPIPATAFLGSTSDLYLASAIRMTTYDTDKITSTDHVMVFVRQLDEAALADIGEKFQLPGLHITTEAPSYFQAHWPIRTEDGTTLASFVWNPVLPGQRLLPPLALGLIIVYAGMMIAARAFLKQATHMVSALDAAKKRTERAKELLAHQANTDALTNLGNRWSFEQTLDALSAKADGTKEFALVCFDLDRFKTINDTLGHETGDEVLKYVGETLSSLTYPQDKVFRLGGDEFVIVYGLTDRERVLAVAKEAIAILSQRVTLNGHSCHFGASAGIAYSTEPVNLLRRADTALYASKKKGRGQVTVYIPDSTDTSAQRLPATETL; this is encoded by the coding sequence GTGTTGTCCACGGAGATTGGGGCCAGTCAGAAAGGAACATCAAAAGCGCCAACCGGGCATCCGCAATCTGATGCACCGGCAGGAAAAGCGCGCCTGAAGCGGATCCACAAGCTGTCCCGCCCGTTCTGGGCGTCCTTTATCATTGGCGCTGTGAGCCTGCTTGTATTTGCAGCGTTCCTGGTCAACGCACTTGACCGGCAAGCCATCACGTCCAGTGAACGGGTCATGGGATCGATCCTTGGGGAACGCCTGGATCGGCTTTCTGAACTGACGTTGGAATACGCCTATTGGGACGAGTCCGTGGACCGCCTCGTCAATGGTTTCGACGAAGATTGGATCGATACAACGTTTATCGAATACATCTATTCTGACCTCGGGATTATCGGTGTTCACGTTCTGGATGGTGAGAATGCGGACCGTTTGCACATCTTCGAAGACTACCGCGCCGACAGGAGTTCCATGGAGCGCTACGGGCCGGATGCCGGCAGATTGATCAACCGGGCACGCAGAACCGAGGAAAATGAAGCGCCAATTCCCGCGACTGCCTTTCTTGGCTCGACCTCCGATTTGTATCTTGCCTCGGCAATTCGGATGACGACCTACGACACAGACAAGATCACCAGCACAGATCATGTTATGGTGTTCGTTCGCCAGCTAGATGAAGCTGCGCTGGCAGATATAGGCGAAAAATTCCAATTGCCGGGTCTCCATATTACGACAGAAGCCCCCTCGTATTTTCAGGCTCATTGGCCAATCCGAACAGAAGACGGCACAACGCTTGCCAGTTTTGTTTGGAACCCGGTTCTTCCAGGCCAGCGGCTGCTGCCCCCCTTGGCGCTCGGCCTGATCATCGTCTATGCAGGCATGATGATCGCGGCCCGAGCGTTCTTGAAGCAGGCGACCCATATGGTTAGTGCTCTGGACGCGGCCAAGAAACGAACCGAGCGGGCCAAGGAGCTGCTTGCGCATCAGGCAAACACGGATGCTCTCACAAACCTCGGCAACCGCTGGAGCTTTGAGCAAACCCTTGACGCACTCTCCGCCAAGGCCGACGGCACCAAGGAATTCGCTCTTGTCTGCTTCGACCTCGACCGGTTCAAGACGATCAATGACACCTTGGGACACGAAACCGGCGATGAAGTTCTCAAATATGTCGGTGAGACCTTAAGCTCGCTCACCTACCCGCAGGACAAAGTCTTCCGGCTCGGCGGGGATGAGTTTGTGATCGTCTACGGCTTGACGGACCGTGAGCGTGTTCTGGCTGTCGCGAAGGAGGCGATCGCGATCCTGTCCCAACGGGTCACCCTCAACGGCCATTCCTGCCACTTTGGGGCCAGCGCCGGCATTGCCTATTCGACCGAACCGGTCAACTTGCTAAGGCGGGCGGATACGGCCCTTTACGCTTCCAAGAAAAAGGGGCGCGGCCAGGTCACGGTCTATATCCCGGATTCCACCGACACATCAGCTCAACGGTTACCTGCGACCGAAACACTATAG
- the minC gene encoding septum site-determining protein MinC, whose product MKFKGKSFIAIVLSPEPPYQDWFKEIDRIIARTPGFFIDRPIVLDVRGTKIPIEELETVLEGLSARSIRVFGIDGISGTRLRPGMPPSFGGGRLTADVEIPETAAADAPETAAAATAEIAAQKTAGKTDTSKKVAKSNILAADPATKTAEKLAARKADRQHRAVPEANGSSIVITEHVRSGQSILHPDGDVTIIGSVSSGAEIIAGGSIHVYGALRGRALAGVSGRDGARIFCSKLDAELVSINGLYKVADDFEPALRDAPAQIRFENESLVFEQLN is encoded by the coding sequence ATGAAATTCAAGGGAAAATCCTTCATTGCGATCGTGTTATCTCCCGAACCGCCGTATCAGGACTGGTTCAAGGAGATCGACCGGATCATCGCGCGCACTCCGGGATTTTTCATCGACCGGCCGATTGTTCTGGACGTGCGCGGCACCAAGATCCCGATCGAGGAACTTGAGACCGTGCTTGAGGGCCTCAGCGCGCGCTCCATCCGTGTTTTTGGCATCGACGGGATTTCCGGAACGCGCCTCAGGCCGGGAATGCCGCCGAGTTTTGGCGGCGGGCGTCTGACAGCAGATGTCGAAATCCCGGAAACCGCTGCTGCGGACGCACCGGAGACAGCGGCGGCTGCTACAGCCGAGATTGCGGCCCAAAAGACTGCCGGCAAGACCGATACGTCCAAAAAGGTTGCGAAATCAAACATACTGGCTGCCGACCCGGCGACCAAAACTGCTGAGAAGCTGGCTGCCAGGAAAGCAGATCGGCAGCATCGGGCGGTGCCAGAGGCCAATGGGTCGTCAATCGTCATTACCGAACATGTCCGCTCCGGTCAGAGCATCCTGCATCCGGACGGCGATGTGACCATTATCGGCTCGGTCAGCTCCGGCGCCGAGATTATCGCAGGCGGGTCTATCCACGTTTACGGCGCCCTGCGCGGACGCGCTTTGGCCGGGGTTTCCGGGCGCGACGGAGCGCGGATCTTCTGCTCGAAACTGGACGCGGAACTGGTGTCCATCAACGGTCTTTACAAGGTTGCGGACGATTTCGAACCGGCTCTGCGCGATGCACCGGCGCAGATCCGTTTTGAAAACGAGAGCCTTGTTTTTGAACAACTGAATTAA
- a CDS encoding DMT family transporter, with protein sequence MSASLKGFLFALSGFAIFSTHDAIIKTLGGTYPAFQIIFFSVLFAFVPVSLIILADGKADNFRPRRPGLVLLRSSLAIVAMSGGFYAFTVLPLAEVYALLFATPLLVTALSVPLLGETVRFQRWIAVIVGLIGVVIVLRPGVSALSAGHMAALLSAGANSLSSILVRKIGGQERSAVLILYPMILMLIVMSILMPSSYQPMAIGDLGLMAAIGFLSVIAQSAIIGAYRAAPAAVVAPLQYSQILWAALFGALFFSETPDFYVALGSTIIVASGLFVVWREAQENVSARRPVTRSASFRFNTGYASSVNRAEDKDDEEKPD encoded by the coding sequence ATGTCCGCATCGCTCAAAGGCTTTTTGTTCGCTCTCAGCGGCTTTGCGATCTTTTCCACCCATGACGCGATCATCAAGACGCTTGGCGGCACCTATCCGGCCTTCCAGATCATCTTCTTTTCGGTCCTGTTCGCTTTTGTGCCCGTCTCCCTGATCATTCTGGCGGACGGCAAGGCGGACAATTTCCGGCCCCGGCGTCCCGGATTGGTGCTCTTGAGATCGAGCCTTGCGATTGTTGCCATGTCCGGGGGGTTTTACGCCTTCACGGTTCTGCCGCTCGCCGAAGTCTATGCCCTCCTCTTTGCTACACCGCTGCTGGTCACCGCCCTCTCCGTGCCACTCCTTGGCGAAACCGTGCGCTTTCAACGCTGGATCGCGGTCATTGTCGGGCTGATCGGCGTGGTGATCGTTCTGCGCCCCGGCGTCAGCGCGCTGTCTGCCGGGCACATGGCTGCGCTCCTGTCAGCCGGCGCAAACTCATTGTCCTCGATCCTGGTGCGCAAGATTGGCGGGCAAGAACGCTCTGCGGTCCTGATCCTTTACCCGATGATCCTGATGCTGATCGTGATGTCCATCTTGATGCCGAGCTCCTACCAGCCGATGGCCATCGGCGATCTCGGTTTGATGGCCGCAATCGGCTTTCTGTCGGTGATTGCCCAATCGGCCATCATCGGCGCCTACCGGGCCGCGCCCGCTGCCGTTGTCGCGCCGCTGCAATACAGCCAGATCCTGTGGGCGGCCCTTTTTGGCGCGCTCTTCTTTTCAGAAACACCGGATTTTTATGTGGCGCTCGGCTCGACGATCATTGTCGCGTCCGGCCTGTTCGTGGTCTGGCGCGAGGCCCAGGAAAACGTCTCCGCCCGCCGCCCGGTCACCCGCAGCGCCAGCTTCCGCTTCAACACCGGCTACGCCTCCAGCGTCAACCGGGCGGAGGACAAGGACGACGAAGAAAAGCCGGATTAG
- the minD gene encoding septum site-determining protein MinD, which yields MSNATVVVVTSGKGGVGKTTTSAAIASALAKEGYQVCAIDFDVGLRNLDLIMGAERRVVFDLVNVVRGEATIKQALVRDKKLNNLFLLPASQTRDKDALTEEGVASVISELRHYFDWIVCDSPAGIERGATLAMRHADEAIIVSNPEVSSVRDCDRIIGLLDAKTQVAEQGGRMPKHLLITRYDSARAKTGEMLATDDVVDILSVPLIGVIPESKDVLKASNVGLPVTLADEGSPAARAYMEATRRLLGENIPVTIPEEKKGLFGKIFKGRAA from the coding sequence ATGAGCAACGCAACGGTCGTTGTGGTCACGTCAGGCAAGGGTGGGGTTGGCAAGACAACCACATCCGCCGCAATTGCCTCAGCGCTGGCCAAGGAAGGTTATCAGGTCTGTGCCATCGACTTCGATGTTGGGCTCCGCAACCTGGACCTGATCATGGGTGCCGAGCGGCGCGTCGTGTTCGATCTGGTCAACGTGGTGCGCGGCGAGGCGACCATCAAACAGGCTTTGGTGCGCGACAAGAAGCTGAACAACCTGTTCCTTCTGCCGGCTTCGCAGACCCGCGACAAGGATGCGCTCACCGAAGAGGGCGTTGCCAGCGTCATCAGCGAACTGCGCCACTACTTTGACTGGATCGTCTGCGACAGTCCGGCGGGCATTGAGCGCGGCGCGACACTGGCCATGCGCCATGCCGATGAAGCCATCATCGTTTCCAACCCGGAAGTGTCCTCCGTGCGCGACTGCGACCGGATCATTGGGCTTCTGGACGCCAAGACGCAGGTTGCGGAGCAGGGCGGGCGCATGCCCAAGCACCTTCTGATTACCCGGTATGACAGCGCCCGCGCCAAAACAGGCGAGATGCTGGCAACCGACGATGTGGTGGACATCCTGTCTGTGCCGCTCATTGGCGTGATCCCGGAGAGCAAGGACGTCCTAAAGGCCTCCAACGTCGGCTTGCCAGTCACGCTGGCCGACGAAGGTTCGCCCGCTGCCCGTGCCTATATGGAAGCAACGCGCCGTCTTTTGGGGGAAAACATTCCCGTCACCATCCCGGAAGAAAAGAAGGGCTTGTTCGGCAAGATCTTCAAGGGGAGGGCGGCATGA
- a CDS encoding DUF4149 domain-containing protein has product MIVTSATLLVTALLFGGMTLYSFGFAAFVFTALPAETAGPLIRKAFPHFYLFVIAASLAAAFGTGFLDVVSCVVMVLIAASAIFARQVLMPMINAATDAGETKRFKVLHGASVVITLAHIIASAAVLIRLGP; this is encoded by the coding sequence ATGATCGTCACCTCAGCCACCCTTCTTGTGACTGCGCTGTTGTTCGGTGGCATGACACTTTATTCCTTTGGCTTTGCGGCCTTCGTCTTCACAGCGCTGCCGGCGGAAACAGCGGGGCCGCTCATCCGGAAAGCCTTTCCCCACTTCTATCTGTTTGTGATCGCGGCATCCCTGGCCGCGGCGTTTGGAACCGGGTTTCTGGATGTGGTCTCTTGCGTGGTGATGGTCCTGATCGCGGCGTCCGCGATCTTTGCGCGGCAGGTCCTGATGCCGATGATCAATGCGGCGACCGATGCGGGCGAAACAAAACGTTTCAAGGTTCTACATGGCGCATCCGTCGTCATAACGCTCGCGCATATTATTGCCAGCGCAGCCGTCTTAATCCGGCTCGGTCCCTGA
- a CDS encoding winged helix-turn-helix transcriptional regulator gives MTDIPIPGKAVRGSRSGAPIMALFDLLGRRWAMGVVWTLSEQGPCTFRALQEACESISPAVLNARLKELRAAGFVTQGDGGYCVSPLGQEVYEALLPLSKVSKVWAARIEQSGSEASE, from the coding sequence ATGACCGACATTCCCATTCCCGGAAAGGCCGTCCGCGGATCGCGTAGCGGCGCGCCGATCATGGCCCTGTTCGACTTGCTGGGACGACGCTGGGCAATGGGTGTGGTCTGGACGTTGAGCGAACAGGGGCCCTGCACCTTCCGCGCATTACAGGAGGCTTGCGAGAGCATTTCTCCAGCTGTTTTGAATGCCCGGCTGAAAGAGCTCCGGGCAGCAGGGTTTGTCACACAAGGGGATGGCGGGTATTGCGTGTCACCGCTCGGGCAAGAGGTCTACGAAGCGCTCCTGCCACTGTCCAAAGTGTCGAAGGTCTGGGCCGCGCGCATTGAGCAAAGCGGCTCCGAAGCATCTGAGTAG
- a CDS encoding amidase family protein — protein sequence MNAAVSWDAATVGERLEVALEKANSDPAAAQVYIKLLETRARQQATKVSENDGPLAGALVSVKALFDVAGEVTTSATTVLKNSPPATEDAPAIARLDAAGAVFTGLTNMSEFAYSGLGLNPHYGTPENALYPGCAPGGSTSGGAVAVALGLCDIAIGSDTGGSLRIPAAFNGITGFKPTQSTVSMAGGRPLSDSLDSFGPMAKTVAECELTWQVMAGRETIPEEPKAARLVVPKNFGFNEIEAPVAEGFKAVVEKLREAGLEVVEKDLAVIDLYAKVPPWHMTSVESRAHYEDHFQTSPEKFDPRVHARMGRAEEISAVEYRQTLNRRQTLIEAFADEVGSDILLLPTTPILPPKIEDLADDGDFNRLNLLALRNPSLANVCDACGIALPYQNAGKTLSAMLIAPGGKDEKLLACAKAVETVLGV from the coding sequence ATGAACGCAGCGGTTTCCTGGGATGCAGCAACGGTGGGTGAGCGGCTGGAGGTGGCCCTGGAGAAGGCAAACAGCGACCCTGCGGCGGCCCAAGTCTACATCAAGCTTTTGGAGACCCGGGCCCGCCAGCAGGCGACGAAAGTGTCCGAAAATGACGGTCCACTTGCCGGAGCGCTGGTCAGCGTCAAGGCGCTGTTCGACGTTGCCGGGGAAGTGACGACGTCGGCCACGACCGTTCTGAAAAACAGTCCGCCGGCAACGGAAGACGCCCCGGCGATTGCCCGGCTGGATGCGGCGGGCGCGGTGTTCACCGGCCTCACCAACATGTCCGAATTTGCCTATTCCGGGCTCGGTCTCAATCCCCATTACGGCACGCCGGAAAACGCGCTTTATCCAGGCTGTGCACCTGGCGGATCGACCAGCGGCGGGGCGGTCGCCGTGGCGCTGGGCCTGTGCGACATTGCGATCGGCAGCGACACCGGCGGATCCTTGCGCATCCCCGCGGCGTTCAACGGCATCACCGGTTTCAAACCGACGCAAAGCACTGTGTCGATGGCAGGCGGCAGGCCGCTTTCCGACAGTCTGGACAGTTTTGGCCCGATGGCAAAAACCGTCGCGGAATGTGAGCTCACCTGGCAGGTGATGGCAGGGCGGGAAACCATCCCGGAAGAGCCCAAGGCGGCTCGCCTCGTGGTGCCGAAAAACTTCGGCTTTAACGAGATCGAGGCGCCCGTTGCCGAGGGTTTCAAGGCCGTCGTCGAAAAACTGCGCGAGGCCGGTTTAGAGGTTGTCGAGAAGGATCTCGCCGTCATCGATCTCTACGCAAAGGTTCCGCCGTGGCACATGACGTCTGTGGAATCTCGGGCCCATTACGAGGATCATTTCCAGACATCGCCGGAGAAGTTCGACCCGCGTGTGCATGCGCGCATGGGCCGGGCGGAGGAGATTTCCGCGGTCGAGTACCGGCAGACGCTGAACCGGCGTCAAACCTTGATTGAGGCCTTTGCGGACGAGGTCGGAAGCGACATTCTCCTGCTCCCGACAACCCCCATTCTGCCGCCGAAAATCGAGGATTTAGCGGATGATGGCGATTTCAACCGGCTCAATCTTCTGGCCCTGCGCAATCCTTCGCTCGCCAATGTCTGTGACGCTTGCGGCATCGCCCTGCCGTATCAAAACGCCGGCAAAACTTTAAGCGCCATGCTGATCGCGCCGGGCGGTAAGGACGAGAAGCTTCTCGCTTGCGCCAAGGCGGTGGAGACCGTTCTGGGAGTTTAA
- a CDS encoding CDGSH iron-sulfur domain-containing protein — protein MSEPVVAQKAPYAVEVEAGKNYFWCACGKSANQPFCDGSHKGTDFAPVKYTAEKDGKAFFCGCKASSKSPLCDGTHSKL, from the coding sequence ATGTCTGAACCAGTTGTTGCGCAAAAAGCGCCCTATGCGGTCGAAGTTGAAGCGGGCAAAAACTACTTCTGGTGTGCGTGCGGCAAGAGCGCGAACCAGCCGTTTTGCGACGGTAGCCACAAGGGTACGGACTTCGCGCCGGTCAAATACACGGCTGAAAAGGACGGCAAAGCGTTCTTCTGCGGCTGCAAGGCAAGCAGCAAATCCCCGCTTTGCGATGGGACGCACAGCAAGCTGTAA
- the minE gene encoding cell division topological specificity factor MinE, with amino-acid sequence MNILSLFGKRSQSASVAKNRLQILLAHERAGNSDDAALISSLREDILAVVAKRIDIDPDAVRLEMDREGDVTTLGIDIELPPSAARAS; translated from the coding sequence ATGAACATCCTGAGCCTTTTTGGCAAGAGAAGCCAAAGTGCTTCGGTTGCCAAGAACCGGCTGCAGATCCTTCTCGCGCATGAACGCGCCGGCAACAGCGATGATGCAGCGCTGATTTCCAGTCTTCGCGAAGACATTCTGGCGGTCGTGGCCAAGCGGATCGATATCGATCCCGATGCCGTCCGTCTTGAAATGGACCGGGAAGGCGATGTCACCACGCTGGGTATCGACATCGAACTGCCGCCGTCCGCAGCCCGGGCGTCCTGA
- a CDS encoding DUF4332 domain-containing protein: MSYSIDEIEGIGPTYAAKLGEIGIKTTEAYLERAKDPKGRKALEAETGIDGKRILKWANMADLMRISGVGEEYSELLEAAGVDTVKELKHRNAANLAAKMKEVNDEKSLVRQVPSESQVTKWVDQAKELAPMMTY; the protein is encoded by the coding sequence ATGTCTTATTCCATCGATGAGATCGAGGGCATCGGCCCGACATATGCGGCCAAACTCGGCGAAATCGGCATCAAGACAACGGAAGCGTATCTTGAGCGGGCAAAGGACCCGAAGGGCCGCAAGGCGCTGGAAGCCGAAACCGGCATTGACGGCAAGCGCATCCTCAAATGGGCCAATATGGCCGATCTGATGCGCATCAGCGGCGTCGGCGAAGAGTATTCGGAGCTTCTGGAAGCGGCCGGTGTGGACACCGTCAAGGAACTCAAGCACCGCAATGCGGCGAACCTTGCCGCGAAAATGAAAGAAGTGAACGACGAAAAGAGCCTCGTGCGCCAGGTGCCGAGCGAAAGCCAGGTCACCAAGTGGGTCGATCAGGCCAAGGAACTTGCGCCGATGATGACCTACTGA
- a CDS encoding DUF2780 domain-containing protein — translation MGRQLQTCRRLPAQSSGRDDMQELISRIMARAGIEQQQAEDGLGIILGFLNKEAPAEKMQQVLDALPGAGDLLAARAGTGGGGLLGGIGNMMGGTMGAMAALNELNKAGLGMGEVQGLVKELVSYAKEKAGDDVVDEVIAKIPGLSQIV, via the coding sequence ATAGGGAGGCAACTTCAAACTTGCCGGAGGCTTCCGGCGCAATCTTCAGGACGTGACGACATGCAAGAACTGATCAGCCGCATCATGGCAAGAGCCGGCATTGAACAGCAGCAGGCCGAGGATGGTCTCGGGATAATCCTGGGCTTTTTGAACAAGGAAGCACCGGCAGAAAAAATGCAGCAGGTGCTGGATGCTCTGCCGGGCGCTGGCGATCTTCTGGCCGCGCGCGCAGGAACAGGTGGCGGCGGTCTACTTGGCGGTATCGGCAACATGATGGGGGGCACGATGGGCGCCATGGCAGCGCTCAACGAGCTCAACAAGGCCGGGCTCGGCATGGGTGAAGTACAAGGGCTTGTCAAAGAACTCGTCTCTTATGCTAAAGAAAAAGCCGGGGATGACGTTGTTGATGAGGTTATTGCGAAAATTCCGGGACTGAGCCAGATCGTCTAA